A segment of the Patescibacteria group bacterium genome:
CCCCCGAATACTATCATTCTATGCCCTCGTGTCAATCTATAGCTTGATCTAAGTGATTCCCAGGCGGTCTTTTCAGAACTGACAGCAATAGCTTGGGCCACTCCAAGCGAGGAAGATAAAACTAGACCGAAGAACCCTAGAGATACTGCCGCTGGAATCAAAATTAGGAAAGATATGTTTAATGATGTAAGCCCCAGGATGAGCCCATACAAGGCCACTAAAGCTGGCAAAAAAGAAGCAATTAAAGCGATAGTGACAGTTATATATTGCAGCAATCTAGCGGCGGCTAAAGTGTAAATAGCGCCAATTTTTAAGTCTGCCGATGATCGTCTTGGCAAAGAATATGTTAGTAGGGCCGTAAAAACCAAGGTCCAAATAAGGGCAGCCGTAATACCGATATCTAATGATATTTTTCCAGTTCTGAGTATATTTATTACTGCCATTGGGACCACCACTACTAGGATTATTCTGCTATAAGTACCTGCCTGTGCAGCCCATTCTTTCATAGACATAATAAGCAAACTAAAAAGGTCTATATTTTTTTTAAATTTATTTTTCATAATAGTTCTGTTATATCTAAATATTGACTAAGCTCCGAAGGGATAATTAAAATTTGACCTCTGGAGGCTTAGCTGCTTCGATTTTTTCTTCCTTTCCAATGTCAAAAAAATCCCTGGCTTTAAAGCCCAATGCTCCACCTACTATATTGGTAGGGAAAACTTTTAGCCTGGTATTAAAGTCGGTGACATTACTATTATAAAACCTCCTGCTCGCCTGAATCTTATCTTCGGTGTCGGCTAGCTCTGTTTGGAGTTGAATAAAGTTTTGATTGGCTTTTAGGTCTGGGTAGTTTTCGGCGACCGCGAATAGGCTCTTTAGGGTCGAGGTTAGCATATTATCAGCTTCGGCTTTTTTAGATATATCCCCTTTGCCGGCGTCCATTGCGGCTGATCTGGCTTTGG
Coding sequences within it:
- a CDS encoding LemA family protein, translating into MIVIWVILAVIVVLAIALWATYNSLVRLRIKADEALSDITVQMKRRLDLIPNLISTVKGYAKHEKSVLENVTKARSAAMDAGKGDISKKAEADNMLTSTLKSLFAVAENYPDLKANQNFIQLQTELADTEDKIQASRRFYNSNVTDFNTRLKVFPTNIVGGALGFKARDFFDIGKEEKIEAAKPPEVKF